The Candidatus Margulisiibacteriota bacterium sequence GGTTTATTCCTGCTGGCGCTGCTGGGCGTGTCCGCGGCATCTCCGCGCGTCCCGATCCTGATGTACCATCACATTCGCCAGCCGCAGCCGGAGGATTCGGCTGTTTTGCGGGAGCTGTCCTGCGCGCCGGAAACTTTCACACAGCAGGTCGAAGCTCTGCGGCAGGCGGGTTATCAGACGGTTACTTTTGAGGACATTGCGCGCGGGCGGATCCCGGCCAAGCCGATAATGCTTACTATAGATGACGGCTATCAGGACGCCTATATCGCTTACAATATTTTGCGGCAGCGAAATTTAACGGCGGTGTTTTTTGTCACCACCCGCTATCTGGGCGATGGCCGGCATTTGACCGTCGTGCAGCTGCGGGAAATGGCGCGTGGCGGCATGGAGATCGGCTCGCACAGCATTTCCCATCCTGATCTATCCACGCTGTCTCTGGCAAATTGCCAAAAGGAGATCGCGGAGAGCAAACGTTTTTTGGAGGACATTCTGGGACAAAAAATAATTTCGTTCTGTTATCCTTCCGGACGGGTCAACGCCAATGTGCGCCGTCTGGTCAAGAACAGCGGTTATCTGTACGCGCGAACGACCCGCCCCGGCCTGGGCAATTTTGACACGGAGCCGCACACTTTGCGGGTGTTTAGAGTGAATAATGATCTAACCGCCGCTGAACTTTTGCGGCAATTGGATTTATTTTGATATTTTTTTCTGCTAAACTAACCCCAAGTCGGGGTGTAGCGCAGTTGGTAGCGTGCTTGTTTCGGGTACGTAACTAAAACACGCTGACGATCCTTTGAACAATCAAGCACAAACTAAATACCACAACGCGCGCAAAAAAGTCAATAGGCATTTTTAGGCGGCCGAAAGTTTGGTGATTTTTTCTGATATTTTTACGGCTTCTCTTTGCAGAGAAAAAACATCTGCGTGCCGATAATACTGCGTCATGCTGGTCGACGAATGTCCCATGAGCTTGCGAACAATATCGTCCGGCAATGTTTCAAGCATACGAGTGTTGAATGTATGCCGTAGCCAGTACGGCGTGATCTCCGGTCGGTCTATGCCGGCGCGTTTAACTCCCTCACGAAATCTTTGGCTCAAAATGCTGTCGCTAATCGGCTTGCCGTAATGCGACAAAAAAATAAAATCGTCCGGCAAAATAAATAGCCGCTCGGATTTTAATGTTTCGATTTGCTCCGCAGTGAACGCCGTAACCAGAGCGGGTTTTACTCTGCCGGTTTTTGTCCCTTTTAATTTTGCACGGGTGTTTGCCTCTATCGCTTTCATGATCGGGAAAAATTTAAGTTCTAAACTCCAATCTCCCCACTGCAGAGCGCGCAGTTCCCCCGGACGCAAGCCGGTGTCTTTTAAAACCAGAAAAGCGGTTAGATATACCTGCGAACCCCATA is a genomic window containing:
- a CDS encoding polysaccharide deacetylase family protein, translating into MRLLKIGLFLLALLGVSAASPRVPILMYHHIRQPQPEDSAVLRELSCAPETFTQQVEALRQAGYQTVTFEDIARGRIPAKPIMLTIDDGYQDAYIAYNILRQRNLTAVFFVTTRYLGDGRHLTVVQLREMARGGMEIGSHSISHPDLSTLSLANCQKEIAESKRFLEDILGQKIISFCYPSGRVNANVRRLVKNSGYLYARTTRPGLGNFDTEPHTLRVFRVNNDLTAAELLRQLDLF
- a CDS encoding site-specific integrase, coding for MFFKKTIKNYADGLFVVGGYWHEKRKQKGRDFVEKAVHDKNALVKNYIIPLLGNYPPAKLTHKIVNNKLFALNLAPATKNKILSCLSDIYTHLIEEEIIKKNPLNGILRFCGQKNKRGILSPDEMNKLFPQDRAELLKIWGSQVYLTAFLVLKDTGLRPGELRALQWGDWSLELKFFPIMKAIEANTRAKLKGTKTGRVKPALVTAFTAEQIETLKSERLFILPDDFIFLSHYGKPISDSILSQRFREGVKRAGIDRPEITPYWLRHTFNTRMLETLPDDIVRKLMGHSSTSMTQYYRHADVFSLQREAVKISEKITKLSAA